The following proteins are co-located in the Lycium ferocissimum isolate CSIRO_LF1 unplaced genomic scaffold, AGI_CSIRO_Lferr_CH_V1 ctg15004, whole genome shotgun sequence genome:
- the LOC132042394 gene encoding uncharacterized mitochondrial protein AtMg00860-like: MAYRDGYYTDDKKEGGGGSDDEDGVEVDEEKIESIRTWPTPKNATDVRSLHGLASFYRLFVKGFSTIASSLIELIKKNVPFVWGDEQEKTFQELKSMSSSSPLLRLPNFEKTFEVDCDASGLV, translated from the exons ATGGCCTATCGTGATGGGTACTATACAGATGACAAAAAAGAAGGTGGCGGTGGTAGTGATGATGAGGA TGGTGTAGAGGTTGATGAAGAAAAGATCGAATCCATTAGAACTTGGCCAACTCCTAAAAATGCAACCGATGTGAGGAGTTTACATGGATTGGCAAGTTTCTATAGATTATTTGTGAAGGGGTTTAGTACTATTGCCTCTTCCTTGATCGAATTGATAAAAAAGAATGTTCCTTTTGTTTGGGGAGATGAGCAAGAGAAGACATTTCAAGAGTTGAAGTCTATGTCGAGTTCATCACCATTGTTGCGATTGCCCAATTTTGAGAAGACCTTTGAAGTtgattgtgatgcttcggggtTGGTATAG